The following proteins come from a genomic window of Thiothrix unzii:
- a CDS encoding fructosamine kinase family protein: MKPSSIDLILPMLQQHLGQGIAITHVDVASGGCINQTSTVTLADGRRYFLKVNQAGLLEMFAAEADGLNAIRASTSLRTPEPLGYGVQGQQAYLLLEYLPLQAHGDQQQAGAQLAAMHRHTAAQHGWFRSNTIGASPQRNTQTHDWVQFWQQERLGFQLERARRNGYPPRSYEQGLRLKESIGALFADYQPEASLLHGDLWGGNLAYLPDGSPVIYDPAVYYGDRETDLAMTELFGGFGADFYAAYNEAWALDSGYAVRKTLYNLYHILNHFNLFGSGYGEQAARMTEKLLAEI; encoded by the coding sequence ATGAAACCCAGCAGCATAGACCTGATTTTACCGATGCTTCAGCAACACCTTGGGCAAGGCATTGCAATTACCCATGTCGATGTTGCCAGTGGTGGCTGTATTAACCAGACCAGCACAGTAACGCTTGCCGATGGTCGACGCTATTTCCTCAAGGTGAATCAAGCAGGATTGCTGGAAATGTTTGCAGCAGAGGCGGACGGATTGAACGCCATTCGCGCCAGTACCAGTCTGCGCACACCTGAGCCATTGGGTTATGGGGTGCAAGGGCAGCAAGCGTATCTGTTGCTGGAATACTTGCCGCTGCAAGCGCACGGTGATCAGCAACAAGCGGGGGCGCAACTCGCTGCCATGCACCGTCATACTGCCGCGCAACACGGTTGGTTTCGCAGCAATACCATCGGCGCAAGCCCACAGCGCAATACCCAAACGCATGATTGGGTGCAGTTCTGGCAACAGGAACGGCTGGGTTTCCAGCTTGAACGGGCGCGGCGTAATGGCTATCCGCCGCGTTCTTATGAGCAAGGGTTGCGCTTGAAAGAGAGCATCGGTGCATTGTTTGCGGATTATCAGCCGGAGGCATCGCTGTTGCACGGCGATTTGTGGGGTGGGAATTTGGCGTATTTGCCGGATGGCAGCCCGGTGATTTACGACCCTGCGGTGTATTACGGTGATCGTGAAACCGACCTTGCGATGACCGAGCTGTTTGGTGGGTTTGGGGCGGATTTTTACGCGGCGTATAACGAAGCGTGGGCGTTGGATTCGGGCTATGCGGTGCGCAAAACGTTGTATAACTTGTACCACATTCTCAACCACTTCAACTTGTTTGGTAGTGGGTATGGGGAGCAGGCGGCGCGGATGACGGAGAAACTGTTGGCGGAAATCTAA